From a single Thalassophryne amazonica chromosome 7, fThaAma1.1, whole genome shotgun sequence genomic region:
- the LOC117513417 gene encoding oocyte zinc finger protein XlCOF6.1-like — MRTHTGIGLSSAKSAAGGLWSAAAGRQHMKIHNGEKPYKCQVCSKAFLRSQPPQVHLTTHSGKKEYSCSECGKQFGLKASLDLHVSTHSSERPFHCTVCKKKFNTRKNLRVHTKLHTRDKAHQCGNCGLKMGDLGALKIHLRTHTGERPYHCTVCDSRFIRLSHLRNHQRTHTGERPYKCDECSKSFAQSGDLAKHKRTHSGEKPFECPECQRRYTSSGDLGKHRRSHSNLRPYTCQECGKCFRLSGHLKTHMLTHTGEKPFSCPNCLRRFARSHHLSGHVAKCR, encoded by the coding sequence ATGCGCACTCACACGGGGATCGGCCTTTCATCTGCAAAGAGTGCGGCAGGAGGTTTGTGGAGCGCAGCGGCTGGGCGACAGCACATGAAGATACACAATGGGGAGAAACCATACAAATGTCAGGTGtgttcaaaagcctttttaaggtcacaACCACCTCAAGTGCACTTAACCACCCACTCTGGGAAGAAGGAGTATTCCTGTTCTGAATGTGGAAAGCAGTTTGGACTCAAGGCGAGTCTGGATCTTCATGTGAGTACTCATTCCTCAGAGAGACCCTTCCACTGCACTGTGTGCAAGAAGAAATTTAACACACGGAAGAACTTGAGGGTCCACACTAAACTCCACACCAGAGACAAAGCCCACCAATGTGGCAACTGTGGGCTGAAAATGGGGGATCTTGGAGCTTTGAAAATCCACTTGAGGACGCACACCGGAGAGCGGCCCTACCATTGCACGGTGTGCGACAGCAGGTTCATTCGCCTTTCACACCTTAGAAACCATCAGCGCACCCACACTGGTGAGAGGCCCTACAAATGTGATGAATGCAGCAAGAGTTTTGCTCAGTCGGGCGACCTGGCCAAACATAAGAGGACACATTCTGGGGAAAAGCCCTTTGAGTGTCCGGAGTGTCAGCGCCGTTACACTTCCTCTGGGGATCTAGGAAAGCACAGGAGGAGCCACAGTAACCTGCGGCCCTACACTTGTCAAGAGTGTGGAAAATGCTTTCGCTTGTCGGGGCACTTGAAGACTCACATGTTGactcacacaggagagaaaccgttTTCCTGTCCTAATTGTCTCCGAAGGTTTGCTCGCTCTCACCACCTCTCTGGACACGTAGCTAAATGCCGCTGA